The genomic segment AGGTACCTGGAGGGTTCGGGTGATTTATCTGATACGCGAGTCGATGTTGAACAGGTGAACGGAGATGAATTGACGATCATTGGTTTTGGCTATGGGGATTTTTTAACGTGGGAGGATTATCTGGAAACGCGCAAAAAGATTTTTGTTCGTTTTAAGCAGATCATCGCTCAGGTTCTGATGTCCAGAATCGTCTTGCGTGTGGCTTATCAGACCCCAGAAGCTGTGCGGAGGACCGTTCCTGAGCAGATCAAACAGCTTGTTTGTCTTGATGAGCAGATCACCTTTGGCAGTTGCGAATTGCTGAAAATCTCTGACTACAGCTACGACTTTATTTTTGATTTCCGAGCCTTTCATCGCACCTATGGCCTTTTTCTGAAGGCTGTGGATCGGATCAACCATGATCTTCTCACTTTGTGGAGAGAGAAAACATTGTGATGCCCTTCCCAACCTCGATCTTTATCCAGAAGCCGGCCGAACTCCTTGATCCCCGGGGAGTCAATCCGATGTGATGTCGTGCAGTCGATCCACCATCAGATCAACCTCGGTCTCCACGCCTCCATCGCGGGCCCACGCCTCAGGGTCATGGCGCTTCAGGATGTCCTCGTTCAATTGGGTGGCCTGTTGAGCAGCTGAATCCTGCTCACCAATCAGTTGACAGGCGATGCGGCGTTGGTGAGGTGCATCCCGGTGTTCCCAGAGATAGAGAGCCTGCCAGGTGCCAAGCCACAGCTGCCCTCTGGCGAGGCTCAGCGTCATCGTCTGAGCCGTTAACGCAGTGCGAATGTGCGCCGGCATATCGTCCGGA from the Synechococcus sp. KORDI-100 genome contains:
- a CDS encoding mechanosensitive ion channel family protein is translated as MTLFLVYRMLIQLGLPGSLVLALSSVPGLAIALGASKLLSNLFAGFSIQTDRPLRVGEFCRIGDYLGYVTKIGLRSIEIQTLTSTVAIPNSIADDSIIVNYSDRQLLTGYEHRQGVEIRVPIGVSLTSAQVNQLLFFINRYLEGSGDLSDTRVDVEQVNGDELTIIGFGYGDFLTWEDYLETRKKIFVRFKQIIAQVLMSRIVLRVAYQTPEAVRRTVPEQIKQLVCLDEQITFGSCELLKISDYSYDFIFDFRAFHRTYGLFLKAVDRINHDLLTLWREKTL
- a CDS encoding secondary thiamine-phosphate synthase enzyme YjbQ, whose amino-acid sequence is MIRHELDVPTRGKGFTRLDPMINRWLTGTGIGEGALHLTCLHTSASLTINENADPRVLEDLANWMDRVVPRDHPYRHRDEGPDDMPAHIRTALTAQTMTLSLARGQLWLGTWQALYLWEHRDAPHQRRIACQLIGEQDSAAQQATQLNEDILKRHDPEAWARDGGVETEVDLMVDRLHDITSD